GGTAGGTGCCTGCCCGCCGCGCCGGGCTCTCGGCGTCCCGCCggcaccgggggggggggggtcggaCAGGGCGGCGCGGGGACACAGGGACACGGGGGAGGACGCAGGGACGGTGTGGATCGGCCTCCCTTGGGGTGTCACTGCGCTCTGAGCAGCGGTGCCGCTGCTGGGTGGTGGCATCGGCCGCCTTACCTGGCTGTCCCTGCCAGAGCCACCTCGTCTGGCAGCCGGAGCCGAGCACTGGGTCTTCTCCTGGCCCAGGACACCCAGCAGGCACCTTCACGCCGGCGATCCAGGTGATAAAACCctcggggcgggggggtggggggggtgaaGTTCTCCCTGACTCGACCGGGAACATTTCATGCCTCAGCATCCAGGTCTCAGGTTGCTACAGGGGTGTCTGAGGGCAACCCAGGCCCTGTGCTGAAGGGAAAGGTGTTGGATCCATGAGTGTTGTGCTGGGGAGCCTCAGAAAACAGcctcaggcagagctgctggaaccTGAGACACCccccaggggctgtgctgggagggagggcaggagggatgcagCATGTAGGGGAGATGCACATCCCCTGACCCCATGCTTGGGCTGTTGGCAGTTGGGTCAGATGGGATCAGGTGGAGGGACAGAGTcttctcaggggtgtccagggacaggacaaggggcaatgggcacaaactggagcacaggaggtttaacctgaaTGTAAGGAAATACTTCTGGACTCTGAgggtcccagagccctgggacaggctgcccagggaggctgtggagtctccatccctggagacattccaaccccacctggatgtgttcctgtgggatctgctctaggggatcctgctctagcagggggttggactggttgatctccagaggttccatccaaccccaccactctgggATCCTGTGACAGGTCTGCAGGGGCATTGGCACATCTCCTGGGCTTTTGGGATGGGGTTTGGGCAGGGAGAGCACGTGCCAGGAGTAAAATCTTATCTCAGCCCGAGGGAGTGTGGCTGCAGGACTTTCCCCATCCCTCTGGGATCTGCAGGGAGGGCGACAGCTTGCCTGtcacctccccctcccccaaccCCCTTTTTCCTGGTGGAAAAgatgggattgttcagcctggagaagggaaggatccggggagaccttagagcaccttccagtgcctgaaggggctccaggaaagctgaggagggactttgggagtgatgggatgagggggaatggattgaaactggaagaggggagatttaggttggacatgaggaggaaggtcttggctgtgagggtggtgagagcctggcccagggtgcccagggaagctgtggctgccccatccctggcagtgttgaagggcaggttggatggggcttggagcagcctgggctggtgggaggtgtccctgcccatgcagggggttggatctagatgatcttgaaggtccctccaacccaaaccattccataatTCCACGATTCCTCCTGTTCTGCCTCACAGGCACCCTGACAAAAACAAGGACCCAGGAGCAGAGGACAAATTCATCCAGATCAGCAAGGCCTACGAGGTAACGTGCTCTTCTTCCTAAATTCCTGCTGTCACTGGGAGTCAAGTGACCTTATTTCTCCAGACTGGATGACACCAGCTTGGCCTTGGccacaaatattttcctccaGGTTTACCCTTTTCACCCTAAAATGCCTCAAAAGGAAGGGGATGCAGGGGGGGGGGTGTTGCCTGAGCCCCACATAACTGGGTGCCATTTAAGGGGGTGACAGAAGCAGCATTAATCACCACAGGGTGATTAGTCACTTCTAATTATTCTTCCCAGAAGTCGTTCTTTCCACATGGCTCCTCCTCTTGGAATCAGCTGCCCCAGTTTGCAGCAGCTGACCCAAAACTTCCCTAAAGGAGCTGAAATCAAGCAAATCCTCATCTCCCAGCTGGAAAAACACAGTCCCCCTGTGGGGATCTGGCTGCTGGGTAAAAATTTTGGAGCTGGGAAAACCCTGGATGCTCCAAAGCTGCTCTAGGAATTGATGTTCAGGCTGAGTAAGCTTGGAAGCAACGTGATAGTTCCCTTTTCCAGAGGATTTATCCCTCTCAATGTGATAGTTCCTTTTTCCAGAGGGTTTATCCCTCCCAACATGCTGTTGGTTCCCTCTTCCAGAGGGTTTATCCCTCCCAACATGCTGATGGTTCCCTTTTCCAGAGGATTTATCCCTCCCAACGTGCTGATGGTTCCCTTTCCCAGAGGATTTATCCCTCCCAACGTGCTGATGGTTCCCTTTTCCAGAGGATTTATCCCTCCCAACGTGCTGTTGGTTCCCTTTTCCAGAGGATTTATCCCTCCCAATGTGATAGTTCCTTTTCCCAGAGGGTTTATCCCTCCCAACGTGCTGATGGTTCCCTTTTCCAGAGGGTTTATCCCTCACAACATGCTGATGGTTCCCTTTTCCAGAGGATTTATCCCTCTCACACAGTGTTGGGAGGGATAAATCCTCTGGAAAAGGGAACCATCACTTTGTGTTCCCCCCTCACCCACCCCTGTGCAGCTGCACTTAATTCCTCAGGGATTCTTCTCAGGGCACTTCCCCTCCACAGCTTCAGGCAGTGATTCCTCTCTCATCCCTTTCCCAGATTCTCTCCAACGAGGAAAAAAGGGCCAACTTTGACCGttatggagctgctggggaaggtcAAGGCTACTCCCAGCAACGCCAGTTCCACCACTTCCATGAAGGCTTCTACTTTGATGAGTCCTTCTTCCATTTCCCTTTCAATTCCGAGAGGCGGGACACGTCCGACGAGAAGTATTTGCTCCATTATTCCCACTACATCCATGAAATCGTGCCAGACAGTTTCAAGAAGCCTTACCTGATTAAAATCACCTCTGACTGGTGTTTCAGCTGCATCCACATCGAGCCAGTGTGGAAGGAAGTGGCTCAGGAGTTGGAGGTGCTGGGTAAGgatgggattgttcagcctggagaggagaaagctccagggagagcttagagcaccttccagtgcctgaaggggctccaggaaagctggggaggggcttgggacaagggcagggagggagaggacaaggggggagggattaaaactggcagaggggagattgagtttggacatgaggaggaaattcttggctgtgagggtggtgagaccctggcccaggttgcccagggaagctgtggctgccccatccctgggggtgttgaagggcaggtttaggttggacatgaggaggaaattcttccctgtgagggtggtgagaccctggcccaggttgcccagggaagctgtggctgccccatccctggcagtgttgaagggcaggttggatggggcttggagcaacctgggctggtgggaggtgtccctgcccgtgcaggggggttggatgatctttaagcttccttccaacccaaactattccatgaaGCTGAGCAAGGGAACAACTCTGCAGCCTCCTTTATTTCCCCCGAGGTCTTTTGGGGTGCTGGGATGTCCCCCCTGAgccctctctccctcctgcagggGTGGGGATCGGGGTGGTGCACGCAGGCTACGAGAGGCGCCTGGCCCATCACCTGGGGGCTCACAGcaccccctccctgctggggctcaTCAATGGGAAAATCACCTTCTTCCACAACGCTGTCCTTCGGGAAAACCTGCGGCAGTTTGTGGAGAACCTTCTGCCAGGGAATCTCGTGGAGAAGGTAGGATCGGGTGctcctgctggtggctgggcCGGGTACTGCTCCCTCCTCAGAGCTTTTGTGGCTCATCTCTTTCATTCAGCCCATGAGCTGAGCTGATGGAGCAAGGCATTTGGAGCTGTCATCACAGCTCCAAACCCTGGAGTTGGGGGAAACCatcacccagcagctccagaattcTTCTCCTTCCACAAGGTGCTACTATACCATGacaccagctctgtgctggctgctctccctgctctaacaccccagggctgccagcactgcaggaaaccTGCCCCTGGGTTAGGAACCTGTCATCATcatgccctgcctgctgctggatttcacttcccttctcctttcttggACCTTCACTTAAGGACCTTCACTTAAGAACCTTCACTTCAGGCCCACTCACTAATTTCAGTCTAAAACTCACTGCCACAGAGACCCcctgttgtttcttttcctccagttttcattCTGACCTTTGAAACTGGAGCTGGCAGCTTTGAGTCCTTTCAAAGTCAGAGGTAAAACCTCCTGCcagatacaaaaaaaatcctgccttGGAGCCTCTCTGGGTTGTTTTTGGCAGAGCCCTTGCAGGGCCCTGTGGCTGGGCCACCCCTACCTGCCTgtcctctccctggagccttgcTCACCTCACCTGGTTTTCCCTTGGGGTCTTCAGCGAGGACAGAAGACCTTGTTCCCTTCCAACAGCCCCTTTGACTTGCTGCCCTCCAGGTATTTGTGTTCTCACCCCAAAAGCAGGGTCTCCTGGCCCTTGCCAGGGCTCAAGCAGCCATTTTGCTTCCTGCAGAGGTTCCTCACAGAGTTCAGTCTGTTCCCCTCCCCGGGGGCTCCTAAAGGGGCTGTCAACTCCCTTTTATCTCCTTCCTTAGGTCAAAGAGATAGTGAAGCTGACCCAGGGCAGGTATGATGGGGCTCCCAGAAGCCTGAGAACTCCTGGCTTACACTGTAGATAAAGCAAATGGCCCCAGTGAACAGtgatgagaaggaaaatgaCCTCAACGTTGGCTTGAAACAAGCCAGCAAGCAGAGGGTGCAGTAACtagaggggctggtgggggttAAGCCTGATGGTTTCAGCTCATCTCCTGCATCAGAGAAGCCCAGCTCAGGCACAGCTGTTGGAGGAGAAACCCACAGGCTGCTCTCTAATGCCCAGACAGCTTTTCCAGGCTCTGTTGTCCACTCAGACATCTCATCCTGCAGCACATGTGTCTAATGGCTCTGAGGTTCAactgcctgtgctgctcctgttcACAGGTCACAGATAAAAACTACATCCAGTTTCTCTCcaactggaagaaggaaaacaagcccCACGTCCTTCTGTTTGACCACATGCCAGTTGTGCCACTGTTATATAAGGTAAGGAGATTCTACCCCTGTGTTGTTGACTAGAAACCCAGCTGTTCCAGCTGAAAGGTGGTATCATGGAATCATAATGGAATCCTGGAATGGTTTggagggactttaaagatcatctaaatccaacccccctgcatgggcagggacacctcccactaggccaggttgctccaagccccatcctgCATCTGCTGTgaagtcctgcatctgggggGGAACAAACCCATGGATCAGCAGAGGCTGGGGGCTGTCCTGCTggagggcagctctggggagaaggacctgagggtcctggtggacaactGGCTGCCcacaagccagcagtgtgcccttgtggccaagaaggccaatggcctccaggggtgcattaagaagagcgtggccagcaggttgaaggaggttctcctgctcctctactctgccctctggagaactgggtccagttctgagctccccagCTCATgaggacaaggaactactggaatgagtccagcacagggcactgagatgctgagggggctggagcatctgcctgtgaggaaaggctgggagagctggggctgctcagctggagaggaggagcctgaggggggatctcatcaacgCTTATAAATATCTCCAGgagggtgtcaggaggatggggccagactcttctcaggggtgcccagtgacaggacaaggggcactGGGGGGAGAACATGTTTGCTGTCTCCTGTCAGCCCACCCTGGTGCTCCCTCCCCCAGCTGACTGCCTTTGCCTACCGCGATTACCTGTCCTTCGGTTACGTCTACGTGGGACTCCGAGGCACTGAGGAGCTGTCCCGGCAGTACAACATCAACGTCTACACTCCCACCATGATGATCTTCAAGGAGCACATCGACAGGCCTGCTGACGTGGTGCAGGTATTGCAGAACCTCTCTGGGAGCTTCTGTGGCCACGTTGAGGGCTTTCTGACCGAGCTCGTGCTGAGGGGTTGGTCAGCAGCGCGTTTCAGAGTAACCAGCGTTTGTGCTCAGCAGAAACCAGGGcttcagcagaggcagagaggtACTCTTAGGAGGGAGGGAGCTCAGTAGGCTTCAGCTATGGCATCTGACCATTTGAGAAGGTTGGCTGCGTGTATCTTCTTGGTCTCAGGGCCTCAAAATATCTCAGATGATTTCACCGAGGACTGTGGTGGCTGGCAACCTTCCCAGGCCCCAGACAAGAATGTCACAGCAGCTCTACTCTCCTCATCCTGCTTagttctctgctttctttttcttcaccaGGCACGAGACATGAAGAAGCAGCTCATTGATGACTTCCTTTCCCAGAATAAGTTCCTCATGGTGGCCAGGCTCACCAACCAGAGGCTGTTCCAGGAGCTGTGTCCTGTGAAGAAGTCACACCGCCAGCGCAAGTAAGGCTCCATGGGTGACACATCCCCATGTTTTGTTCCCTCAggctctggggctgctcctAAAGCCACCCTGTCTAGTTCTGAGGGAGAAGGGAAACATTGGATCACACTGAGTATCCACACTGTTTGATGAGCTTCTGGCTCTTGGGGATCATCCTGGCTTGTGGAAGGGGAtgattgttttcctttcatgtcCAGAAATGGCTCCTTATCCCCCATCTCGTTGTGTTGCCCAGGCACTGTGTGGTCTTGCTTACTGGAGAAGGTGACAAGTTTGCTGAGGCATACGAGGCGTTTTTGAGTTTTGCTGTGGCCAACACCAAAGACACCCTGAGGTTTGTGCACATCTACAGCGACCGGCAGCCGGAGTTTGCAGACACCTTGTTGATGGACGAGGAGAAGTATCGGGGAAAACCAGCCGTGAGGGTTTCCCTTTGGTTTTTCTGTCCCCCTTCTTTTCACCTGTCATCCTAACTGGCACCACTTTCTCTAGGGTGTTGTGCCTTGACCTGACCCCAAATTCTGGGCAGTGATTTGAAGTGTAATGTCTGTCTAGTACAAAGAACCTCTCTGACATCTTGCCCAGGTGGTCATCTTGGAGAGACGCAACGATGCCGGGAAGGTCGCCTATAAAACCTTGGAGGAGGCCTGGCAAGGCAGCAATGAGGACAACTTCATCCTCCTGGATCTCGTGGACCAGCTGAGGACAGACCCTGgcctgctctctgcagagacTGTCCTGGCAGACCTGAATGATGAGCTGGCTCCTGTAAGTGCACGGCCCTTCCAGCTGCCCAACAGCTGCCTTAGCTTTTGGGACATTATGGTTGCTCATGAGCATGaggtgtattttaaaagaccaAGACAAGATTCTCAAAGGGTTTCTCACTCATGGAAGGAAGCTCATGGCATGCTTCAAAGCTGATTTGGCCCAAGGTTCTGTTTCAGGGGTGGGAGTCCTACCAGGGCTCTGAAGAGGGGgtttctcatttgcttttgtttctttttaaacagatgtTCCTTATCCGATGGCTCTACTCCACCCTGGAATATATCACAGACTGCTGGGACAGTTTGTTTCACAGCAACTGGTATGGCTTGGGTGTTAACTGgtctggggagggaggaggattTGCTGTCACCTTGTTCAGATGCACAGCAGAACCAGGTTCTTATTACCAGGAACCCAGAACATATCCTAGCACACTGGTGCCTGGACTCCCTGGAGGTTTAACTGAAGCATGCTGACACAGAGGTGTTAGCTTCTGCCTCCAGTACCTTGAGGCTGAGGGTGGACACTGAGCTCCTGAAAACAACGATCAGTTGTTTTTCAGCACTTCCTTCTTGCCTTATTTTCAAAttggttttcttcccctccttgtGGTGGGAGCAGGACAATGCTCAAAGTCTCGATCGCCTTTTAAGACCCCAGAAAAGGAGCTGAGTTTCTGGGGACACTTCACTGGTGTTCCCTGAGGTGGAGAGGAACTGGAATTTGAGTGGGAACTGCACGACTCAGGGACCTAATTGGTGTTTGCAAATGTCCCCTCAGGCGAGAAATGATGccactgctgtccctgctcttctctgccctcTTCATTCTCTTTGGCACTGTTATTGTCCAGGCTTTCAGGTGAGTGCCAGGACCTCCAAGAAGATCTTATGGCCCAACCAATGCACCTCAGGCCAATCTGGCACCTtaaccacacacaaaacaatCTTCCCTTGCAGTGATTCGAGTGACACGAGGGACTCTCTTCCttctgagaaagaagaaactgcCACAAAGACTGAGAAGAATGACACGAGCTTCAGCAAAGAGAGTAACAGGTTCCTCCTCCAGTTTCTCCAGAAATGTCTTCTGCTGAATGACTGCTCAGGGAGCATCTGTGCAGTGAGAGCACAGAGAGAAGTGTCTGAGCTGGGCCCAGCCAGAACAGGGGTGGTCAAACTTCATTATTGATTCCCACTGTCTGTCCCAGACAAAATCCTCAGGGAAAGGTCAAAAGGTCTGAGTTGTTGAGGAAGAGCCAAGTCTGGCTGTTACACTGATTAACCTGCCTTTAGCTCCAGGGCAGAGGGACAGTTTGGTGTGAGGGGACAGGGAATGAGCTCAAGGTTTCTCCAtcttcagctgctcctgttcCCTCCATCCCTTCTCACTCTCTCACTGTTCTTGTTGCAGCAGGATTCCCAAGAAGGGCTTTGTTGAGGTGACTGAGCTCACAGACATCAACTACAACAGTAACTTGGTGCGCCTGAGGCCGGGTCACATGAACGTGGTCTTGATCCTGTCCAACTCCACCAAAACTGCCCTCCTCCAGAAGTTTGCCCTGGAAGTCTACACCTTCACAGGGTAGGCAGGGGCCCTCTCCTGGGTTTCTGTTACTGGTTGCACAACTTGGGTAACGCTGCTGTGGTGACAAGTTAGGAGGGGACACTTCTGGTGAGCCTCCACGCTCATTAGTGGCAACCAGTGGCCTTTCAAAGCCCTGCTTGATGAAGGTCTGGCACTGTGGCCACTTTGGCTGGACCCACattccagcagcactgcacatGAGGTCATTGTCACCTGTGCTGAACTGGGAGCTGTGGTGACACAGCACCGTGCCTGCCCTTGTCTGTAAACGTGTACCTGTCTGGTGGGAATCGGGCCTGACATAGGAGATCTTCTAaccctgcttctctgctcttcccccaggagcagctctctccatttctccttcctcagccTGGACAAGCACCGAGGATGGCTGGAGTACCTGTTGGAGTTTGCCCAGGATGCAGCCCCCATCCCAAACCAGTACGACAAGCATTTCCTCGAGCGCGACTACACGGGCTACGTCCTGGCTCTGAACGGCCACAAGAAATACTTCTGCCTCTTCAAGCCCCACAGATCAGGGGATGAGGGGGGGACCCTGGGATCAGGTGAGGATTATGATTCCTCACTACACACAGAAGCCAGAGGGAAATCCTCCTGCAGCCCGGGATCTAGatccattaaaaacaaattacacaAATTGTCCTTCTGGATGGAACGGCTCCTGGAGGGCTCCTTACAGAGGTTCTATATCCCCTCGTGGCCCACACTAGACTGAGGGATCTTAAAGAGATTCTAACAGACAAACTTTTTATGAAGATGACAAGGGCCAGCCCTTTCCAGGAACACACACACTGAAGTGTGACAAATGGACCTTAGGTTTTAGATGAACTCTCCTCGGGCCAGCAACTAGAAAATATCTCCCCGTGTCCGGAGCCCGGGAGCGCAACCGAGCGTGCCGGAATTCCCTCCACCAACTCCTTTGTGCATTTGGACATCCTACTACTGAAGAGCCAAGAAGTCTGGTTTTCCCTTCTTGTCCTGCCACATCTGCTTCCTGAGTCACCCCCATGTTCCATCTCGTTTTGCCTCAGTTGAAGAACAACCTGTGACTTCTCTGCCGCGGTGACTCGGCCTGGGACGAACGCGGCCGGTGATGCAGGTCGGGTCGTGgttctctctccccttccccatctGCTTGGCCTATGGTGCATGGTGCAAGACCCTGCAGACCCTCCCaggccctgccctccccagagGGCCTCCTCCCACCAGGCAGTCCTGCTCTGTCAGCGTTCCCCATGGTAAGTGATTTAGAGTTGGGAGCTTCTCCCTCGTAGCAAACCTGTAGCTGGGACTCACCCGTGGTGTGGGCTCGTAGGTGATCTGCATGGTTCATGCTCCTCCTGTTCCACATGCAGCTTCACCAGCCAGATCATAaccagggagggaagggcttTTGCACGGCCATAACTACTGTAAAGGTGTTGAGCCATTTAAATGTCACATTGGTTTTTTCAGATGCCTTTCTGCTTCTGTCGAGTTTAGATGATGTCTCCTAGAGCCATAACTTTGTGTCCTCAGATTGTAGGTGTGAGCTGCTATGAGCCAGTAGATGTGTAAAAACCAAACCTCTACCTAGATGCTAGGAGGCTCAGTCTGGGCTCCTTTCCAACACCCTGACATTTGTAGTACAAACCAACCTTTCTTTGTATCAAGGAACCCAATTCTTTGTCACTTGTATTCTTAAAACGTTGCCCCAGCAGGGCTGTTGCCATCCAACCATCGCTTCCCTGTGGGTGAGACATGGGGCTCAGACACTTGGTTTCAGCCTCTCACTTGTCCCCTTCTTGCCACAAGACTTGGTTTCTCAACACAGAGGTTGCTGCTgccttgtgtttttctttgttgcagttgaggg
The nucleotide sequence above comes from Apus apus isolate bApuApu2 chromosome 20, bApuApu2.pri.cur, whole genome shotgun sequence. Encoded proteins:
- the DNAJC16 gene encoding dnaJ homolog subfamily C member 16 gives rise to the protein MEPGRAGLGWAAALLLLLLAALGAQAAAGDFDPYRVLGVGRSCRQADIKKAYKRLAREWHPDKNKDPGAEDKFIQISKAYEILSNEEKRANFDRYGAAGEGQGYSQQRQFHHFHEGFYFDESFFHFPFNSERRDTSDEKYLLHYSHYIHEIVPDSFKKPYLIKITSDWCFSCIHIEPVWKEVAQELEVLGVGIGVVHAGYERRLAHHLGAHSTPSLLGLINGKITFFHNAVLRENLRQFVENLLPGNLVEKVTDKNYIQFLSNWKKENKPHVLLFDHMPVVPLLYKLTAFAYRDYLSFGYVYVGLRGTEELSRQYNINVYTPTMMIFKEHIDRPADVVQARDMKKQLIDDFLSQNKFLMVARLTNQRLFQELCPVKKSHRQRKHCVVLLTGEGDKFAEAYEAFLSFAVANTKDTLRFVHIYSDRQPEFADTLLMDEEKYRGKPAVVILERRNDAGKVAYKTLEEAWQGSNEDNFILLDLVDQLRTDPGLLSAETVLADLNDELAPMFLIRWLYSTLEYITDCWDSLFHSNWREMMPLLSLLFSALFILFGTVIVQAFSDSSDTRDSLPSEKEETATKTEKNDTSFSKESNSRIPKKGFVEVTELTDINYNSNLVRLRPGHMNVVLILSNSTKTALLQKFALEVYTFTGSSSLHFSFLSLDKHRGWLEYLLEFAQDAAPIPNQYDKHFLERDYTGYVLALNGHKKYFCLFKPHRSGDEGGTLGSGEDYDSSLHTEARGKSSCSPGSRSIKNKLHKLSFWMERLLEGSLQRFYIPSWPTLD